The Fusarium falciforme chromosome 7, complete sequence genome window below encodes:
- a CDS encoding Fe-ADH domain-containing protein codes for MQSFVYSPLPHRIIFGRGSIRQLPKCLEELRFRRPLVLSTPQQVDQAKQLTTILEPHVDATWIFSEATMHTPLDITEKALWFCQEKQPDVLVSIGGGSTTGLGKAISFRKGLYHIAVPTTYAGSEVTAILGETGDGIKKTQTHLSILPKTVIYDVDLTLTLPLSMSLTSMINALAHAVEALYAPNLNPIVSLMATEGVKSLAKGSYELLDDANSISARSACQYGAWLCGTCLGSVGMSLHHKLCHTLGGSFNLPHAETHTIILPHALAYNAPQIPEAMKALAGAFPDSEGDALRGLNNLLRNLGVPRSLGSIGFKEEDIDKAADLAVSKSYPNPRDINRDGIREVIRRAWAGEEARADL; via the coding sequence ATGCAGTCCTTCGTTTACAGTCCCCTGCCTCACAGAATCATCTTCGGGCGCGGTTCCATCCGACAGCTTCCGAAAtgcctcgaggagcttcgcTTTCGTCGGCCCTTGGTCCTTTCAACCCCCCAGCAGGTCGACCAGGCCAAACAACTTACCACCATCTTGGAGCCCCACGTGGATGCAACCTGGATCTTTTCTGAGGCCACGATGCATACTCCTCTGGACATCACCGAAAAAGCCCTCTGGTTCTGCCAGGAGAAACAGCCTGATGTCTTGGTCTCGATCGGAGGCGGCAGCACCACTGGCCTTGGGAAAGCCATCAGCTTCCGCAAAGGCTTGTACCACATCGCGGTCCCAACCACCTACGCCGGCAGCGAGGTGACGGCGATCCTCGGCGAGACTGGTGATGGCATCAAGAAGACCCAGACCCATCTCTCGATCCTCCCAAAGACGGTCATCTACGACGTGGACTTGACTCTCACGCTTCCTCTATCCATGTCGCTAACCAGCATGATCAATGCCCTTGCTCATGCCGTTGAAGCCCTTTATGCTCCCAATCTCAATCCTATAGTCAGCCTCATGGCGACCGAAGGCGTCAAGTCTCTTGCCAAAGGATCATATGAGCTACTTGATGATGCCAACTCCATTTCAGCGCGATCTGCCTGCCAGTATGGAGCTTGGCTGTGCGGAACATGCTTGGGAAGCGTTGGAATGTCTCTCCATCACAAGCTCTGCCATACATTAGGTGGCTCGTTCAATTTGCCACACGCTGAGACACACACCATCATCCTCCCTCACGCCCTGGCCTACAACGCGCCTCAAATTCCCGAGGCCATGAAAGCTCTTGCTGGGGCGTTTCCGGATAGCGAGGGTGACGCTCTACGCGGCCTCAACAATCTGCTCCGCAATCTGGGCGTTCCCCGAAGCTTGGGATCGATTGGATTCAAGGAGGAAGATATCGACAAGGCAGCTGATCTTGCCGTCAGCAAATCCTACCCCAACCCAAGGGATATAAACAGAGATGGAATCAGAGAGGTCATCAGGAGGGCTTGGGCTGGGGAGGAGGCGAGGGCGGATTTGTAG
- a CDS encoding ADH-zinc-N domain-containing protein: MGSISTFTKNRALWLSSFEKRLELIELPVPEARAGSVVVEALNTAVFPYAEDIHEGRLPVFNLSLPLVPQPSHIGRVHAVGSDAILVRPGDLVFFSASISARDDPEVSIIQGHHGGEGPRDRRLMQGEWRDGTLQQYQRVPLENIFILNEDRLCKQLGYSPADLHEISFYTIAAGALCEAANLQTGETIALGPAIRTFGGITCDMAQVLGASVIAIGRIDAAAILKASADGRGVEVYNDWASGSLTGSPYFSAAIRALRPEGRVVLSGAPSGSISVPYTLVLHQNIKIIGKAMVTRKGIDLTIKMVNSGVLKLGKRGRSSHKVYSLEEHHAAFQNARKNSGFRVYTDIAPNKSKRGCGVFRELYLKSSNKMDEIITRR; encoded by the exons ATGGGATCCATCTCAACTTTCACAAAGAACCGTGCCTTGTGGCTCTCCTCGTTCGAGAAGCGTTTGGAGCTCATTGAGCTCCCTGTCCCTGAGGCAAGGGCTGGCTCGGTAGTTGTCGAGGCCCTCAACACGGCCGTGTTCCCTTACGCTGAGGACATCCACGAGGGGAGATTGCCGGTCTTCAACCTTTCTCTTCCCTTGGTGCCGCAGCCTAGCCATATAGGCCGGGTGCACGCTGTCGGATCGGATGCCATCCTCGTCAGACCTGGCGatctcgtcttcttctcagctTCTATCTCTGCCCGGGACGACCCAGAAGTGAGCATCATCCAGGGCCACCACGGCGGGGAGGGGCCGAGAGACCGGAGGCTGATGCAGGGGGAATGGCGAGACGGCACACTGCAGCAGTATCAAAGGGTTCCGCTTGAGaacatcttcatcttgaacgAGGATCGGCTGTGTAAGCAGCTTGGCTACTCCCCAGCGGACCTCCACGAGATTTCCTTCTACACCATCGCTGCTGGAGCGTTGTGCGAAGCTGCCAACCTCCAAACAGGCGAGACGATTGCGCTTGGCCCAGCCATTAGGACCTTTGGCGGCATCACTTGTGATATGGCACAAGTTCTAGGCGCCAGCGTCATTGCGATTGGTCGCA TCGACGCGGCAGCGATCCTCAAGGCCAGCGCTGATGGACGCGGTGTCGAGGTATACAACGACTGGGCATCGGGCTCTCTGACCGGATCTCCATACTTCTCGGCCGCCATACGCGCTCTGCGGCCGGAAGGTAGAGTCGTCCTGAGTGGCGCACCATCTGGGTCCATATCTGTTCCGTATACGCTTGTGCTGCATCAAAACATCAAGATCATAGGCAAAGCTATGGTTACGCGGAAAGGAATCGACTTGACCATTAAGATGGTGAACTCGGGAGTCCTCAAGCTCGGGAAGCGAGGGAGGTCATCGCACAAAGTGTACAGTCTGGAGGAACACCACGCGGCCTTCCAGAACGCGAGGAAGAACAGTGGCTTCAGAGTCTATACCGATATTGCTCCCAACAAGTCGAAGAGAGGGTGTGGGGTTTTTAGGGAGCTGTACTTGAAGAGCTCCAACAAGATGGACGAGATTATCACCAGGAGGTAG
- a CDS encoding Aldedh domain-containing protein produces MASCGNTVPFIINGKDVTSASTFAVKNPATGKELWNASSVSISEAIGAVEAAQTAFASWSQTKPSLRREIMLRAADLFVSRKEELFSYQTQETGAGRQFMDLNINATVQVLRDIGGRIEAAVEGSVPATAEEGSHAIVVREPYGVVLAIAPWNAPYVLGARSVAFALATGNTTILKGSELCPRVFWAIGDIFRQAGLPDGCLNILYHQPADAAAVTEALIAHPSIKKINFTGSTLVGSIIASLAGKHVKPLLLELGGKASAIVLKDADLEKAATSCAVGAFIHGGQVCMSTERILVHNSIAQDFSAALKEATQKLFGSQGPPFVLVNSTAVQKNKRLVADAVSKGATTLMGNAEAAEDEPTKMRPVIVSDVSKNMDIYYTESFGPTVSLMTFETEEEALAIANDTDYGLSGAVFSEDLRAAMRVARKYESGAVHINSMTVHDEASLAHGGAKKSGYGRFNAAQGLGEFLRYKTITWRD; encoded by the exons ATGGCCTCATGCGGCAACACAGTCcctttcatcatcaacggCAAAGACGTCACCTCAGCCTCGACTTTTGCAGTTAAGAACCCTGCTACAGGCAAGGAGCTCTGGAATGCCTCGTCCGTGTCAATAAGCGAGGCCATCGGGGCTGTCGAGGCAGCCCAGACGGCCTTTGCCTCCTGGTCCCAGACAAAACCGAGTCTTCGGAGAGAGATCATGCTCCGCGCGGCAGACCTCTTTGTCAGCAGAAAAGAAGAGCTGTTCTCTTATCAGACCCAAGAGACAGGCGCAGGGCGGCAGTTTATGGACCTCAACATCAATGCAACCGTTCAggtcctaagggatattggCGGGAGGATTGAAGCCGCGGTGGAAGGGTCCGTCCCGGCGACGGCGGAGGAGGGCTCACACGCAATCGTAGTCAGGGAGCCATATGGCGTCGTGCTCGCAATTGCCCCATG GAACGCCCCCTACGTTCTGGGAGCACGATCAGTCGCGTTTGCCCTCGCGACAGGCAACACGACCATCCTCAAGGGCTCCGAGCTCTGCCCGCGCGTCTTCTGGGCCATCGGCGACATATTTCGACAGGCTGGCCTGCCCGACGGCTGCCTCAACATACTCTACCACCAACCGGCAGATGCGGCTGCCGTCACAGAAGCGCTGATCGCCCATCCCTcgatcaagaagatcaacttTACCGGGAGCACCCTCGTCGGAAGCATCATCGCCAGCCTAGCCGGTAAACATGTGAAGCCGCTTCTGCTGGAACTCGGCGGCAAAGCCAGCGCCATTGTTCTCAAAGACGCGGACCTTGAAAAAGCCGCCACCAGCTGTGCCGTAGGCGCTTTCATCCAC GGTGGCCAAGTGTGCATGTCAACCGAACGCATCCTGGTGCACAACTCGATCGCCCAAGATTTCAGCGCCGCTCTCAAAGAGGCCACGCAGAAGCTCTTTGGCTCCCAGGGCCCGCCGTTTGTGCTGGTCAATTCCACGGCCGTGCAGAAGAACAAGCGCCTGGTCGCCGACGCGGTCAGCAAGGGCGCGACGACCCTGATGGGGAACGCTGAGGCTGCCGAAGATGAACCTACCAAGATGAGACCCGTCATAGTCTCGGACGTGTCCAAAAACATGGATATTTACTACACCGAGTCTTTTGGGCCGACAGTCTCTCTGATGACGTTTGAgacggaggaagaggcgCTCGCAATCGCCAACGACACCGACTACGGCCTTTCGGGGGCAGTCTTCTCCGAGGACCTAAGAGCCGCCATGAGGGTCGCCAGGAAGTACGAGTCCGGGGCGGTCCACATCAACTCGATGACTGTGCACGACGAGGCCTCGCTGGCGCACGGAGGAGCCAAGAAGAGCGGGTATGGGAGATTCAACGCGGCTCAGGGGCTGGGAGAATTTCTTCGGTACAAGACGATTACCTGGAGGGATTGA
- a CDS encoding Zn(2)-C6 fungal-type domain-containing protein: protein MSEDTPSTGKPASRPRLNKRKRVSRACDYCRARKHRCDGRRPACSSCSATRQQCSYGSGIKKRGLPTGYVRVLELLWALVFSVIPNSAGIVRELIPDIQFAIDSRSRLVMDTRLIKDPEMLRQAWEDSGFQGHLDRLLSDVQESSDAGGDPVPTGNDRGSILDLPPYLRSFEAIQSASADTARLTSDPAGSNSAGTPPRQQSPAFEAPPQIEAPLTTIPQNAQRLLDIYFAHTHCWLPMVQKHKMLELLHSPSRSALGEGGNLATFWAVLALASLQQSPDPPVPAGHRDSPLTPEQIYANARQQIPSEGAQKPGYVQALLILSLFKLDQGEVSAAWHLIGQSVRICLDSGTLRLDGKGPDAPCGGDDSQGRLLLSCFVLDTIVSCQLGKPPHLRSADVRFLPALVETGPDEWEPRTACPGKSNDSSSSIHQPLRAISIFNRYVDVIRILNDAMSDPTALDELCNERSLALSHWHEQLPQHCILSSLPGQDQLEAAERLSPQLFNLHLAFKSTEMFLKAQRSLTSPHRLPSTRGTEVVGLSTMHLILMFANRFGMSTMPAIFTSYQAIGDGAVVRPYRGGSNTNPHSARPDLAVCRQSPVQSCEFPPGCFPTPAECPEYSMAGTNDLVPSTVPSLSCNTEVGSITNTHTPATDLTHEHGREAWKHLFGILELSEAGISSQKDPKDLGYLNGMGW from the exons ATGAGCGAAGATACTCCCAGCACCGGCAAACCTGCCAGTCGCCCGAGATTGAACAAACGAAAACGAGTCTCGCGAGCGTGCGACTATTGCCGCGCCCGGAAGCACAGATGTGATGGCCGCCGCCCGGCCTGCTCATCCTGCTCTGCCACCCGCCAACAATGTAGCTACGGCTCGGGCATCAAGAAGCGCGGGCTACCTACTGGATATGTGCGGGTTCTCGAGCTGCTATGGGCTCTCGTGTTTAGCGTCATCCCCAACAGTGCAGGCATAGTCAGGGAGCTCATTCCCGACATTCAGTTTGCCATTGATTCCCGGTCAAGGCTGGTCATGGATACCAGGCTTATCAAAGACCCGGAGATGCTGAGACAGGCTTGGGAGGACAGTGGTTTCCAGGGACATCTAGATCGGCTCTTGTCAGATGTCCAAGAAAGCAGCGACGCAGGTGGAGATCCTGTCCCTACCGGAAACGACCGAGGCTCTATCTTGGACCTCCCTCCTTATCTCAGGTCATTCGAGGCCATTCAGAGTGCATCGGCAGATACAGCCCGGCTCACCTCGGATCCCGCAGGCAGCAACAGCGCAGGCACACCCCCTCGTCAACAATCGCCGGCATTCGAAGCTCCACCACAAATAGAGGCGCCACTAACCACTATTCCTCAAAATGCCCAGCGCCTACTAGACATATACTTCGCCCATACCCATTGCTGGCTGCCTATGGTGCAGAAGCATAAGATGCTAGAGCTGCTGCACTCGCCTTCACGATCTGCCCTAGGAGAAGGGGGAAACCTGGCCACTTTCTGGGCAGTCCTCGCACTCGCGTCCCTCCAACAGTCTCCGGACCCTCCTGTCCCAGCTGGCCATCGAGACTCACCCTTAACACCCGAGCAGATCTACGCCAACGCGAGACAACAGATACCCAGCGAAGGGGCACAGAAGCCCGGCTACGTCCAGGCCTTGCTCATCCTGAGCCTCTTTAAACTGGATCAGGGAGAAGTCTCAGCTGCTTGGCATCTAATCGGCCAGTCCGTGAGGATCTGTCTTGATTCAGGCACGCTGCGCCTTGACGGAAAAGGCCCAGATGCCCCTTGCGGCGGCGATGACAGCCAAGGCCGGCTGCTCCTAAGCTGCTTCGTTCTCGACACCATCGTATCGTGCCAGTTAGGCAAGCCACCCCATCTCAGGTCAGCAGATGTACGGTTCCTACCCGCCCTGGTGGAAACAGGCCCGGATGAGTGGGAGCCTCGGACTGCGTGCCCTGGCAAGTCCAACGATAGTAGCTCCTCCATACATCAGCCATTGCGGGCAATTAGCATCTTCAACCGCTACGTTGATGTGATTCGAATTCTCAACGATGCAATGTCAGATCCGACAGCGTTGGATGAGCTCTGCAACGAGCGCTCATTGGCATTGAGCCACTGGCATGAGCAACTTCCACAGCACTGCATTCTTTCCTCCTTGCCGGGCCAGGATCAGCTCGAAGCTGCAGAAAGGTTATCGCCACAGCTTTTCAATCTTCATCTTGCCTTCAAGAGCACCGAGATGTTCCTCAAAGCCCAGCGGTCCCTCACCTCACCGCATAGACTGCCAAGCACAAGAGGCACAGAGGTTGTCGGCCTCTCAACCATGCATCTCATTTTGATGTTTGCAAACCGCTTCGGAATGTCTACTATGCCTGCTATATTCACTAGTTACCAGGCCATCGGCGACGGAGCGGTCGTCCGGCCCTACCGCGGGGGCTCAAACACCAACCCGCATTCTGCACGGCCGGATCTTGCTGTATGCCGCCAGTCCCCAGTTCAGTCCTGCGAGTTTCCTCCAGGTTGCTTTCCAACGCCGGCAGAGTGTCCCGAGTATTCCATGGCTGGCACCAACGACTTGGTGCCCTCCACCGTCCCGTCACTGTCATGCAACACGGAAG TAGGTTCAATTACCAATACACACACTCCGGCCACAGACCTGACTCACGAGCACGGTAGAGAAGCTTGGAAACATCTGTTCGGCATCTTGGAGTTGAGTGAGGCAGGCATTTCAAGCCAGAAAGACCCGAAGGATCTCGGCTACTTGAACGGGATGGGATGGTGa